A window of Chiloscyllium punctatum isolate Juve2018m chromosome 37, sChiPun1.3, whole genome shotgun sequence contains these coding sequences:
- the LOC140463164 gene encoding nuclear receptor coactivator 5-like isoform X1, with the protein MMSRRRSRSPSRERRMRGDRGASNKTDSADPRDLERRIFVGNLPTDSMVRKDLEDMFIKYGKINALSMHHGFGFVQFDRVEDAKAAVQGEKERMCRGYRLDVNMAAERRNSNKTTRRPSPPRRDPFAFGDERDVRRERSPLRPVRDDRDARDPLFDRYRDARDPRDPNYRREEVYDRYYRFDDVLRRKEEPYVERFREPWDSRAPREVDDPMRRERRREELYRQYYDEIQRRYDAERPVDCSVIVVNKQQKEYAESVGRKVRDLGMVVDLIFLNTEVSLTQALEDVSRGGTAFAIVITQQHEIHRSCTVNILFGTPQEHRNMPMADAMILVARNYERYKTETREKEREEIARKAAKMADEVIGREREPTQGAMEERGNPPGIQPLLNLLADGRYLTVEEIDKIIEYLREKKERLLRGGDSLHGSVHNPAPMPRPNMGSVGMNPLDAQPSLPPAPSLKGGPQDTQAAQQQELQAKILSLFNSGSSGSNTNTAGAQGPVYGSALNTQPQNRGGQLGLNNSSYLSQAQQRMTGPNSQLPPLMSQAVAPRATAIRSPLPQTQGLYGQQQPRGPTPNQSSALSQAQRSGVATDTQNTVWIAGHVIISQARDRAETKPYGINLGLDKRGFSIHWLSAPDLRWHELHDLLMHHLARYQPPKYLVIHLGDNDIGYIQASDIIYTAKEVLEALKFLLPKTILVCSELLPRPHWAFEPGAPLENDRRTINGVLKQYMEYKGQKFIEHPFDVKRQGLFIGRGDYLTDVGLDLFNTTLMDSLKCYLREELMHGS; encoded by the exons CTTTGTCAATGCACCATGGATTTGGGTTTGTGCAGTTTGATCGTGTTGAGGATGCTAAAGCTGCCGTGCAAGGAGAGAAGGAACGAATGTGTAGAGGGTACAGATTAG ATGTTAATATGGcagctgaaagaagaaattcgAATAAAACTACACGGAGACCGAGTCCTCCGAGAAG GGACCCATTTGCCTTTGGTGATGAACGTGATGTAAGACGTGAACGCTCTCCACTCAGACCTGTCAGAGATGATCGTGATGCAAGGGATCCCCTATTTGATCGATACAGGGATGCTAGAGACCCTAGGGACCCAAACTACAG ACGAGAAGAAGTCTATGATAGGTATTATCGCTTTGACGATGTTTTGCGAAGGAAGGAGGAACCGTATGTGGAACGATTCCGGGAGCCATGGGATTCCAGGGCACCTCGTGAAGTTGATG ATCCGATGAGAAGGGAGCGTCGTAGAGAAGAACTATATCGGCAGTATTATGATGAAATCCAGAGACGTTATGATGCAGAAAGACCTGTGGATTGTTCCGTAATTGTTGTTAACAAACAACAAAA AGAATATGCAGAGTCTGTTGGTCGAAAAGTTCGTGACCTTGGTATGGTTGTCGATTTGATATTCCTCAACACTGAAGTATCACTTACACAAGCTCTTGAGGATGTTAGCAGAGGTGGCACAGCATTTGCTATTGTCATCACTCAACAACATGAAATACACAGATCATGTACTGTCAATATCCTGTTTGGAACACCACAAG AACATCGTAACATGCCAATGGCTGATGCAATGATCTTAGTTGCACGTAATTATGAGAGGTATAAGACGGAAACACGTGAAAAGGAACGAGAGGAGATTGCAAGAAAGGCAGctaaaatggcagatgaagtaatAGGGCGGGAAAGGGAGCCTACTCAAGGGGCTATGGAAGAGCGAGGAAATCCTCCTGGCATTCAGCCTTTGTTGAATTTGCTTGCTGATGGAAGATACCTTACTGTAGAAGAAATTGACAAGATCATAGAATATCTGAGAGAAAAGAAGGAGCGATTACTTCGAGGAGGAGACTCCTTGCATG GATCTGTTCACAATCCAGCTCCCATGCCTAGACCAAACATGGGTTCCGTAGGAATGAACCCACTTGATGCACAGCCATCGCTACCACCTGCTCCATCTTTAAAGGGAGGGCCACAAGACACACAGGCAGCACAGCAGCAGGAGTTGCAAGCCAAGATTCTAAGCCTCTTCAACAGTGGATCATCTGGCTCAAATACAAATACTGCAGGGGCACAGGGCCCAGTCTATGGAAGTGCACTGAATACCCAACCTCAAAACCGAGGAGGCCAGCTAGGTCTCAATAACTCTTCATATCTGTCTCAAGCTCAGCAGCGCATGACAGGTCCTAATTCACAACTTCCACCTTTAATGAGTCAAGCAGTTGCACCGAGAGCCACTGCTATTCGCTCGCCTCTGCCTCAAACTCAAGGTCTTTATGGCCAGCAGCAACCTCGAGGTCCAACCCCAAATCAGTCAAGTGCTTTGTCTCAGGCCCAGAGATCTGGTGTTGCAACAG ACACCCAGAATACTGTGTGGATAGCAGGACATGTGATCATCAGCCAGGCACGTGACAGAGCAGAGACCAAACCGTACGGGATCAATCTTGGCCTTGATAAACGTGGTTTTTCAATTCATTGGCTGAGCGCACCTGACCTGAGATGGCACGAGCTCCATGACCTATTAATGCATCATCTGGCACGATACCAGCCCCCAAAGTACCTGGTCATTCATTTGGGAGATAATGACATAGGTTACATCCAGGCTAGTGACATAATATACACGGCAAAAGAAGTGCTTGAAGCACTGAAATTCCTGTTACCAAAGACTATATTGGTTTGTTCAGAATTGCTCCCACGACCCCATTGGGCTTTTGAGCCTGGTGCTCCACTTGAGAATGATAGGAGAACTATAAATGGGGTGTTAAAACAATACATGGAATATAAGGGCCAAAAATTCATAGAACACCCTTTTGATGTCAAGCGTCAAGGTCTTTTTATTGGTAGAGGTGATTACCTAACTGATGTTGGTTTAGATTTATTCAATACCACTTTGATGGACAGTCTGAAATGTTATTTGAGGGAAGAGCTGATGCATGGTAGTTAG
- the LOC140463164 gene encoding nuclear receptor coactivator 5-like isoform X2 → MMSRRRSRSPSRERRMRGDRGASNKTDSADPRDLERRIFVGNLPTDSMVRKDLEDMFIKYGKINDVNMAAERRNSNKTTRRPSPPRRDPFAFGDERDVRRERSPLRPVRDDRDARDPLFDRYRDARDPRDPNYRREEVYDRYYRFDDVLRRKEEPYVERFREPWDSRAPREVDDPMRRERRREELYRQYYDEIQRRYDAERPVDCSVIVVNKQQKEYAESVGRKVRDLGMVVDLIFLNTEVSLTQALEDVSRGGTAFAIVITQQHEIHRSCTVNILFGTPQEHRNMPMADAMILVARNYERYKTETREKEREEIARKAAKMADEVIGREREPTQGAMEERGNPPGIQPLLNLLADGRYLTVEEIDKIIEYLREKKERLLRGGDSLHGSVHNPAPMPRPNMGSVGMNPLDAQPSLPPAPSLKGGPQDTQAAQQQELQAKILSLFNSGSSGSNTNTAGAQGPVYGSALNTQPQNRGGQLGLNNSSYLSQAQQRMTGPNSQLPPLMSQAVAPRATAIRSPLPQTQGLYGQQQPRGPTPNQSSALSQAQRSGVATDTQNTVWIAGHVIISQARDRAETKPYGINLGLDKRGFSIHWLSAPDLRWHELHDLLMHHLARYQPPKYLVIHLGDNDIGYIQASDIIYTAKEVLEALKFLLPKTILVCSELLPRPHWAFEPGAPLENDRRTINGVLKQYMEYKGQKFIEHPFDVKRQGLFIGRGDYLTDVGLDLFNTTLMDSLKCYLREELMHGS, encoded by the exons ATGTTAATATGGcagctgaaagaagaaattcgAATAAAACTACACGGAGACCGAGTCCTCCGAGAAG GGACCCATTTGCCTTTGGTGATGAACGTGATGTAAGACGTGAACGCTCTCCACTCAGACCTGTCAGAGATGATCGTGATGCAAGGGATCCCCTATTTGATCGATACAGGGATGCTAGAGACCCTAGGGACCCAAACTACAG ACGAGAAGAAGTCTATGATAGGTATTATCGCTTTGACGATGTTTTGCGAAGGAAGGAGGAACCGTATGTGGAACGATTCCGGGAGCCATGGGATTCCAGGGCACCTCGTGAAGTTGATG ATCCGATGAGAAGGGAGCGTCGTAGAGAAGAACTATATCGGCAGTATTATGATGAAATCCAGAGACGTTATGATGCAGAAAGACCTGTGGATTGTTCCGTAATTGTTGTTAACAAACAACAAAA AGAATATGCAGAGTCTGTTGGTCGAAAAGTTCGTGACCTTGGTATGGTTGTCGATTTGATATTCCTCAACACTGAAGTATCACTTACACAAGCTCTTGAGGATGTTAGCAGAGGTGGCACAGCATTTGCTATTGTCATCACTCAACAACATGAAATACACAGATCATGTACTGTCAATATCCTGTTTGGAACACCACAAG AACATCGTAACATGCCAATGGCTGATGCAATGATCTTAGTTGCACGTAATTATGAGAGGTATAAGACGGAAACACGTGAAAAGGAACGAGAGGAGATTGCAAGAAAGGCAGctaaaatggcagatgaagtaatAGGGCGGGAAAGGGAGCCTACTCAAGGGGCTATGGAAGAGCGAGGAAATCCTCCTGGCATTCAGCCTTTGTTGAATTTGCTTGCTGATGGAAGATACCTTACTGTAGAAGAAATTGACAAGATCATAGAATATCTGAGAGAAAAGAAGGAGCGATTACTTCGAGGAGGAGACTCCTTGCATG GATCTGTTCACAATCCAGCTCCCATGCCTAGACCAAACATGGGTTCCGTAGGAATGAACCCACTTGATGCACAGCCATCGCTACCACCTGCTCCATCTTTAAAGGGAGGGCCACAAGACACACAGGCAGCACAGCAGCAGGAGTTGCAAGCCAAGATTCTAAGCCTCTTCAACAGTGGATCATCTGGCTCAAATACAAATACTGCAGGGGCACAGGGCCCAGTCTATGGAAGTGCACTGAATACCCAACCTCAAAACCGAGGAGGCCAGCTAGGTCTCAATAACTCTTCATATCTGTCTCAAGCTCAGCAGCGCATGACAGGTCCTAATTCACAACTTCCACCTTTAATGAGTCAAGCAGTTGCACCGAGAGCCACTGCTATTCGCTCGCCTCTGCCTCAAACTCAAGGTCTTTATGGCCAGCAGCAACCTCGAGGTCCAACCCCAAATCAGTCAAGTGCTTTGTCTCAGGCCCAGAGATCTGGTGTTGCAACAG ACACCCAGAATACTGTGTGGATAGCAGGACATGTGATCATCAGCCAGGCACGTGACAGAGCAGAGACCAAACCGTACGGGATCAATCTTGGCCTTGATAAACGTGGTTTTTCAATTCATTGGCTGAGCGCACCTGACCTGAGATGGCACGAGCTCCATGACCTATTAATGCATCATCTGGCACGATACCAGCCCCCAAAGTACCTGGTCATTCATTTGGGAGATAATGACATAGGTTACATCCAGGCTAGTGACATAATATACACGGCAAAAGAAGTGCTTGAAGCACTGAAATTCCTGTTACCAAAGACTATATTGGTTTGTTCAGAATTGCTCCCACGACCCCATTGGGCTTTTGAGCCTGGTGCTCCACTTGAGAATGATAGGAGAACTATAAATGGGGTGTTAAAACAATACATGGAATATAAGGGCCAAAAATTCATAGAACACCCTTTTGATGTCAAGCGTCAAGGTCTTTTTATTGGTAGAGGTGATTACCTAACTGATGTTGGTTTAGATTTATTCAATACCACTTTGATGGACAGTCTGAAATGTTATTTGAGGGAAGAGCTGATGCATGGTAGTTAG
- the LOC140463164 gene encoding nuclear receptor coactivator 5-like isoform X3: MAAERRNSNKTTRRPSPPRRDPFAFGDERDVRRERSPLRPVRDDRDARDPLFDRYRDARDPRDPNYRREEVYDRYYRFDDVLRRKEEPYVERFREPWDSRAPREVDDPMRRERRREELYRQYYDEIQRRYDAERPVDCSVIVVNKQQKEYAESVGRKVRDLGMVVDLIFLNTEVSLTQALEDVSRGGTAFAIVITQQHEIHRSCTVNILFGTPQEHRNMPMADAMILVARNYERYKTETREKEREEIARKAAKMADEVIGREREPTQGAMEERGNPPGIQPLLNLLADGRYLTVEEIDKIIEYLREKKERLLRGGDSLHGSVHNPAPMPRPNMGSVGMNPLDAQPSLPPAPSLKGGPQDTQAAQQQELQAKILSLFNSGSSGSNTNTAGAQGPVYGSALNTQPQNRGGQLGLNNSSYLSQAQQRMTGPNSQLPPLMSQAVAPRATAIRSPLPQTQGLYGQQQPRGPTPNQSSALSQAQRSGVATDTQNTVWIAGHVIISQARDRAETKPYGINLGLDKRGFSIHWLSAPDLRWHELHDLLMHHLARYQPPKYLVIHLGDNDIGYIQASDIIYTAKEVLEALKFLLPKTILVCSELLPRPHWAFEPGAPLENDRRTINGVLKQYMEYKGQKFIEHPFDVKRQGLFIGRGDYLTDVGLDLFNTTLMDSLKCYLREELMHGS, encoded by the exons ATGGcagctgaaagaagaaattcgAATAAAACTACACGGAGACCGAGTCCTCCGAGAAG GGACCCATTTGCCTTTGGTGATGAACGTGATGTAAGACGTGAACGCTCTCCACTCAGACCTGTCAGAGATGATCGTGATGCAAGGGATCCCCTATTTGATCGATACAGGGATGCTAGAGACCCTAGGGACCCAAACTACAG ACGAGAAGAAGTCTATGATAGGTATTATCGCTTTGACGATGTTTTGCGAAGGAAGGAGGAACCGTATGTGGAACGATTCCGGGAGCCATGGGATTCCAGGGCACCTCGTGAAGTTGATG ATCCGATGAGAAGGGAGCGTCGTAGAGAAGAACTATATCGGCAGTATTATGATGAAATCCAGAGACGTTATGATGCAGAAAGACCTGTGGATTGTTCCGTAATTGTTGTTAACAAACAACAAAA AGAATATGCAGAGTCTGTTGGTCGAAAAGTTCGTGACCTTGGTATGGTTGTCGATTTGATATTCCTCAACACTGAAGTATCACTTACACAAGCTCTTGAGGATGTTAGCAGAGGTGGCACAGCATTTGCTATTGTCATCACTCAACAACATGAAATACACAGATCATGTACTGTCAATATCCTGTTTGGAACACCACAAG AACATCGTAACATGCCAATGGCTGATGCAATGATCTTAGTTGCACGTAATTATGAGAGGTATAAGACGGAAACACGTGAAAAGGAACGAGAGGAGATTGCAAGAAAGGCAGctaaaatggcagatgaagtaatAGGGCGGGAAAGGGAGCCTACTCAAGGGGCTATGGAAGAGCGAGGAAATCCTCCTGGCATTCAGCCTTTGTTGAATTTGCTTGCTGATGGAAGATACCTTACTGTAGAAGAAATTGACAAGATCATAGAATATCTGAGAGAAAAGAAGGAGCGATTACTTCGAGGAGGAGACTCCTTGCATG GATCTGTTCACAATCCAGCTCCCATGCCTAGACCAAACATGGGTTCCGTAGGAATGAACCCACTTGATGCACAGCCATCGCTACCACCTGCTCCATCTTTAAAGGGAGGGCCACAAGACACACAGGCAGCACAGCAGCAGGAGTTGCAAGCCAAGATTCTAAGCCTCTTCAACAGTGGATCATCTGGCTCAAATACAAATACTGCAGGGGCACAGGGCCCAGTCTATGGAAGTGCACTGAATACCCAACCTCAAAACCGAGGAGGCCAGCTAGGTCTCAATAACTCTTCATATCTGTCTCAAGCTCAGCAGCGCATGACAGGTCCTAATTCACAACTTCCACCTTTAATGAGTCAAGCAGTTGCACCGAGAGCCACTGCTATTCGCTCGCCTCTGCCTCAAACTCAAGGTCTTTATGGCCAGCAGCAACCTCGAGGTCCAACCCCAAATCAGTCAAGTGCTTTGTCTCAGGCCCAGAGATCTGGTGTTGCAACAG ACACCCAGAATACTGTGTGGATAGCAGGACATGTGATCATCAGCCAGGCACGTGACAGAGCAGAGACCAAACCGTACGGGATCAATCTTGGCCTTGATAAACGTGGTTTTTCAATTCATTGGCTGAGCGCACCTGACCTGAGATGGCACGAGCTCCATGACCTATTAATGCATCATCTGGCACGATACCAGCCCCCAAAGTACCTGGTCATTCATTTGGGAGATAATGACATAGGTTACATCCAGGCTAGTGACATAATATACACGGCAAAAGAAGTGCTTGAAGCACTGAAATTCCTGTTACCAAAGACTATATTGGTTTGTTCAGAATTGCTCCCACGACCCCATTGGGCTTTTGAGCCTGGTGCTCCACTTGAGAATGATAGGAGAACTATAAATGGGGTGTTAAAACAATACATGGAATATAAGGGCCAAAAATTCATAGAACACCCTTTTGATGTCAAGCGTCAAGGTCTTTTTATTGGTAGAGGTGATTACCTAACTGATGTTGGTTTAGATTTATTCAATACCACTTTGATGGACAGTCTGAAATGTTATTTGAGGGAAGAGCTGATGCATGGTAGTTAG